Proteins encoded in a region of the Balaenoptera ricei isolate mBalRic1 chromosome 19, mBalRic1.hap2, whole genome shotgun sequence genome:
- the ZNF473 gene encoding zinc finger protein 473 isoform X2: protein MAEEFATLKDVAMDFTLEDWEQLGLDQGHLFWDTALDNYQDLFLLNTAEGKTSPLPQDFLEEGLSQEITEMFSKDGLWNSHLEEACIGQSWLDSLLGDPESLLESNIVTSKESPTECKSHELESHKLKRGLGPKSLLFPGAGSVTLDLPERSLTPAKSQESGNDFGCYSDQSQQDNIQGGEKPYKCSQCEKSFSQSYRLIQHWILHTREDPTVLQEYEKDVNQSSCLFVQSVTHTGSKSYVGNKCGKTSSQNTHLLWHQNIHSEEKPCKSQDSDGPAGHDSQPVERHKPPPGGKSYKCNECGESFSQTFHLTRHQKTHTRKRYECARCKAIFNFNKYLLQHQKIHAAKTTAVCQECGKAFRRSSLLVKHQSVHTGEKPYKCDECGKLFCHILTLKTHQRVHRGEKPYKCNKCGKAFYRNTHLNEHQRVHTGYRPHKCHKCIKSFTRPSHLNRHLSIHATEKPYSCAECKETFSHNEHLVQHQKIHAVETPYECQECGERFICHSTLTCHQSIHTREKQGLDKSRKILNENPEQREPPRVSDKRFKCNKCEKTFSCSKYLTQHERIHARVKPFECNQCGKAFGQSSQLIRHQRIHSGVRPYECGDCGKAFVRSASLAKHQSTHKSEHPFQCNKCGMTFSQSACLSEHQLIHTAEKPFKPNKCDEVFAYSNHLVQHQGTQAGKKPFEQNECGKTSQQSSCLSKHQRIHTGEKPYECGDCGKTFNLGAQLIRHQRVHTGEKPYVCQECGKAFSQSSCFSKHQRVHTGEKPYKCGDCGKTFSLGAALIRHRRIHTGEKPYVCQECGKAFSQSSCLSKHQRVHSGEKPYVCAVCGKAFAQKANLMQHQRTHTGEKPYACDVCGKAFGLRAHLSQHQRIHTKEKPHQCPHCQKALCCCSGLSRHQ, encoded by the coding sequence ACACCGCTGAGGGCAAGACCTCTCCTCTGCCACAGGACTTCTTGGAAGAAGGACTCTCCCAGGAGATTACCGAGATGTTTTCCAAGGATGGCCTCTGGAACTCCCATCTGGAAGAAGCCTGCATAGGCCAGAGCTGGTTAGATAGTTTGCTCGGAGATCCGGAAAGTCTTCTGGAGTCCAATATTGTTACCAGCAAGGAAAGTCCCACAGAATGCAAGAGCCATGAACTCGAGAGCCACAAACTCAAGAGAGGCCTTGGTCCCAAGTCCCTCCTTTTCCCAGGAGCGGGTTCTGTGACTCTTGATCTTCCTGAAAGGAGCCTGACACCAGCTAAGTCTCAGGAAAGTGGGAATGACTTTGGGTGCTACTCAGACCAGAGCCAGCAGGATAACATCCAGGGAGGGGAGAAACCATATAAATGTAGTCAGTGTGAGAAGAGCTTCAGCCAGAGCTACCGTCTGATCCAGCACTGGATTCTTCACACTAGGGAGGACCCCACTGTGCTTCAAGAGTATGAGAAAGATGTCAACCAGAGTTCTTGCCTTTTTGTGCAGTCAGTGACTCACACAGGCTCCAAGTCCTATGTGGGTAACAAGTGCGGGAAGACTTCTAGTCAGAATACACACCTCCTGTGGCATCAGAACATTCACAGTGAAGAAAAACCATGTAAGAGTCAAGACAGTGATGGTCCAGCAGGTCACGACTCACAGCCTGTTGAGCGTCACAAACCCCCCCCAGGTGGTAAATCCtacaaatgtaatgaatgtggcgAGAGTTTCAGCCAAACCTTTCATCTCACCCGGCATCAGAAAACCCACACTCGGAAACGCTACGAATGTGCCAGATGCAAGGCGATCTTCAACTTTAACAAATACCTCCTCCAACATCAGAAAATTCATGCTGCAAAAACGACCGCTGTGTGTCAGGagtgtgggaaggccttcagGCGAAGCTCCTTGCTTGTCAAACACCAGTCtgttcacactggagaaaaacctTATAAGTGCGATGAGTGTGGGAAACTCTTCTGCCATATCCTGACCCTAAAGACCCACCAGAGGGTTCACAGGGGCGAGAAGCCTTACAAATGCAAcaaatgtgggaaagccttttaCCGGAACACTCACCTTAATGAACACCAGAGGGTTCACACGGGCTACAGGCCCCACAAGTGCCACAAATGCATCAAGAGTTTCACCCGGCCCTCCCACCTAAATCGACACCTGTCCATTCACGCCACAGAAAAGCCCTACAGCTGTGCTGAATGCAAGGAGACCTTCAGCCACAACGAACACCTTGTTCAGCACCAGAAAATCCATGCTGTGGAAACCCCCTACGAATGTCAGGAGTGTGGTGAGCGCTTTATTTGCCACTCGACCCTAACTTGCCACCAGAGCATTCACACCAGAGAAAAACAAGGACTCGACAAGAGCAGGAAGATCTTGAATGAGAACCCAGAGCAGAGAGAGCCTCCAAGGGTCAGCGATAAGCGCTTTAAGTGTAACAAATGTGAGAAAACCTTCAGCTGCAGCAAATACCTGACTCAGCACGAGCGGATTCACGCCAGGGTGAAGCCCTTTGAGTGTAACCAGTGTGGGAAGGCCTTTGGCCAAAGTTCACAGCTCATCCGCCACCAGAGGATCCACTCTGGAGTGAGGCCGTATGAATGTGGGGACTGTGGAAAGGCCTTCGTTCGTAGTGCCTCCCTTGCCAAACATCAGTCCACCCATAAGAGTGAGCACCCCTTTCAATGTAACAAATGTGGAATGACCTTCAGCCAAAGTGCATGTCTCTCAGAACATCAGTTAATCCATACTGCAGAGAAGCCCTTTAAACCTAACAAGTGTGACGAAGTCTTTGCCTACAGTAACCACCTTGTTCAGCATCAGGGAACTCAGGCAGGAAAGAAGCCCTTTGAGCAAAATGAATGTGGGAAAACATCGCAGCAGAGCTCGTGCCTTTCCaagcatcagagaattcacacaggTGAGAAGCCCTATGAATGTGGTGACTGTGGGAAAACCTTCAACCTGGGCGCTCAACTCATCCGACACCagagagttcacactggagaaaagccTTACGTTTGTCAGGAATGCGGGAAAGCCTTCAGCCAGAGCTCGTGCTTTTCTAAGCATCAGAGAGTTCACACAGGTGAGAAACCCTACAAATGTGGCGACTGTGGGAAAACCTTCAGCCTGGGTGCTGCACTCATCCGACACCGGAGGATTCATACTGGAGAAAAGCCTTATGTTTGtcaggaatgtgggaaagccttcagccaGAGCTCATGCCTTTCTAAGCATCAGAGAGTTCACAGTGGGGAGAAGCCTTATGTGTGTGCCGTATGTGGGAAAGCCTTTGCCCAGAAAGCAAATCTGATGCAGCATCAGAGAACTCACACTGGGGAGAAGCCTTATGCTTGTGATGTGTGTGGGAAAGCCTTTGGCCTTAGAGCCCATCTCAGTcagcatcagagaattcacaccaAGGAGAAACCACATCAGTGTCCACATTGTCAGAAAGCCTTGTGCTGCTGCTCAGGTCTCAGCCGACATCAGTGA
- the ZNF473 gene encoding zinc finger protein 473 isoform X3 produces the protein MFSKDGLWNSHLEEACIGQSWLDSLLGDPESLLESNIVTSKESPTECKSHELESHKLKRGLGPKSLLFPGAGSVTLDLPERSLTPAKSQESGNDFGCYSDQSQQDNIQGGEKPYKCSQCEKSFSQSYRLIQHWILHTREDPTVLQEYEKDVNQSSCLFVQSVTHTGSKSYVGNKCGKTSSQNTHLLWHQNIHSEEKPCKSQDSDGPAGHDSQPVERHKPPPGGKSYKCNECGESFSQTFHLTRHQKTHTRKRYECARCKAIFNFNKYLLQHQKIHAAKTTAVCQECGKAFRRSSLLVKHQSVHTGEKPYKCDECGKLFCHILTLKTHQRVHRGEKPYKCNKCGKAFYRNTHLNEHQRVHTGYRPHKCHKCIKSFTRPSHLNRHLSIHATEKPYSCAECKETFSHNEHLVQHQKIHAVETPYECQECGERFICHSTLTCHQSIHTREKQGLDKSRKILNENPEQREPPRVSDKRFKCNKCEKTFSCSKYLTQHERIHARVKPFECNQCGKAFGQSSQLIRHQRIHSGVRPYECGDCGKAFVRSASLAKHQSTHKSEHPFQCNKCGMTFSQSACLSEHQLIHTAEKPFKPNKCDEVFAYSNHLVQHQGTQAGKKPFEQNECGKTSQQSSCLSKHQRIHTGEKPYECGDCGKTFNLGAQLIRHQRVHTGEKPYVCQECGKAFSQSSCFSKHQRVHTGEKPYKCGDCGKTFSLGAALIRHRRIHTGEKPYVCQECGKAFSQSSCLSKHQRVHSGEKPYVCAVCGKAFAQKANLMQHQRTHTGEKPYACDVCGKAFGLRAHLSQHQRIHTKEKPHQCPHCQKALCCCSGLSRHQ, from the coding sequence ATGTTTTCCAAGGATGGCCTCTGGAACTCCCATCTGGAAGAAGCCTGCATAGGCCAGAGCTGGTTAGATAGTTTGCTCGGAGATCCGGAAAGTCTTCTGGAGTCCAATATTGTTACCAGCAAGGAAAGTCCCACAGAATGCAAGAGCCATGAACTCGAGAGCCACAAACTCAAGAGAGGCCTTGGTCCCAAGTCCCTCCTTTTCCCAGGAGCGGGTTCTGTGACTCTTGATCTTCCTGAAAGGAGCCTGACACCAGCTAAGTCTCAGGAAAGTGGGAATGACTTTGGGTGCTACTCAGACCAGAGCCAGCAGGATAACATCCAGGGAGGGGAGAAACCATATAAATGTAGTCAGTGTGAGAAGAGCTTCAGCCAGAGCTACCGTCTGATCCAGCACTGGATTCTTCACACTAGGGAGGACCCCACTGTGCTTCAAGAGTATGAGAAAGATGTCAACCAGAGTTCTTGCCTTTTTGTGCAGTCAGTGACTCACACAGGCTCCAAGTCCTATGTGGGTAACAAGTGCGGGAAGACTTCTAGTCAGAATACACACCTCCTGTGGCATCAGAACATTCACAGTGAAGAAAAACCATGTAAGAGTCAAGACAGTGATGGTCCAGCAGGTCACGACTCACAGCCTGTTGAGCGTCACAAACCCCCCCCAGGTGGTAAATCCtacaaatgtaatgaatgtggcgAGAGTTTCAGCCAAACCTTTCATCTCACCCGGCATCAGAAAACCCACACTCGGAAACGCTACGAATGTGCCAGATGCAAGGCGATCTTCAACTTTAACAAATACCTCCTCCAACATCAGAAAATTCATGCTGCAAAAACGACCGCTGTGTGTCAGGagtgtgggaaggccttcagGCGAAGCTCCTTGCTTGTCAAACACCAGTCtgttcacactggagaaaaacctTATAAGTGCGATGAGTGTGGGAAACTCTTCTGCCATATCCTGACCCTAAAGACCCACCAGAGGGTTCACAGGGGCGAGAAGCCTTACAAATGCAAcaaatgtgggaaagccttttaCCGGAACACTCACCTTAATGAACACCAGAGGGTTCACACGGGCTACAGGCCCCACAAGTGCCACAAATGCATCAAGAGTTTCACCCGGCCCTCCCACCTAAATCGACACCTGTCCATTCACGCCACAGAAAAGCCCTACAGCTGTGCTGAATGCAAGGAGACCTTCAGCCACAACGAACACCTTGTTCAGCACCAGAAAATCCATGCTGTGGAAACCCCCTACGAATGTCAGGAGTGTGGTGAGCGCTTTATTTGCCACTCGACCCTAACTTGCCACCAGAGCATTCACACCAGAGAAAAACAAGGACTCGACAAGAGCAGGAAGATCTTGAATGAGAACCCAGAGCAGAGAGAGCCTCCAAGGGTCAGCGATAAGCGCTTTAAGTGTAACAAATGTGAGAAAACCTTCAGCTGCAGCAAATACCTGACTCAGCACGAGCGGATTCACGCCAGGGTGAAGCCCTTTGAGTGTAACCAGTGTGGGAAGGCCTTTGGCCAAAGTTCACAGCTCATCCGCCACCAGAGGATCCACTCTGGAGTGAGGCCGTATGAATGTGGGGACTGTGGAAAGGCCTTCGTTCGTAGTGCCTCCCTTGCCAAACATCAGTCCACCCATAAGAGTGAGCACCCCTTTCAATGTAACAAATGTGGAATGACCTTCAGCCAAAGTGCATGTCTCTCAGAACATCAGTTAATCCATACTGCAGAGAAGCCCTTTAAACCTAACAAGTGTGACGAAGTCTTTGCCTACAGTAACCACCTTGTTCAGCATCAGGGAACTCAGGCAGGAAAGAAGCCCTTTGAGCAAAATGAATGTGGGAAAACATCGCAGCAGAGCTCGTGCCTTTCCaagcatcagagaattcacacaggTGAGAAGCCCTATGAATGTGGTGACTGTGGGAAAACCTTCAACCTGGGCGCTCAACTCATCCGACACCagagagttcacactggagaaaagccTTACGTTTGTCAGGAATGCGGGAAAGCCTTCAGCCAGAGCTCGTGCTTTTCTAAGCATCAGAGAGTTCACACAGGTGAGAAACCCTACAAATGTGGCGACTGTGGGAAAACCTTCAGCCTGGGTGCTGCACTCATCCGACACCGGAGGATTCATACTGGAGAAAAGCCTTATGTTTGtcaggaatgtgggaaagccttcagccaGAGCTCATGCCTTTCTAAGCATCAGAGAGTTCACAGTGGGGAGAAGCCTTATGTGTGTGCCGTATGTGGGAAAGCCTTTGCCCAGAAAGCAAATCTGATGCAGCATCAGAGAACTCACACTGGGGAGAAGCCTTATGCTTGTGATGTGTGTGGGAAAGCCTTTGGCCTTAGAGCCCATCTCAGTcagcatcagagaattcacaccaAGGAGAAACCACATCAGTGTCCACATTGTCAGAAAGCCTTGTGCTGCTGCTCAGGTCTCAGCCGACATCAGTGA
- the ZNF473 gene encoding zinc finger protein 473 isoform X1 encodes MAEEFATLKDVAMDFTLEDWEQLGLDQGHLFWDTALDNYQDLFLLNPPRPNLTSHPDDGEELAALVKGSPESTGPDTAEGKTSPLPQDFLEEGLSQEITEMFSKDGLWNSHLEEACIGQSWLDSLLGDPESLLESNIVTSKESPTECKSHELESHKLKRGLGPKSLLFPGAGSVTLDLPERSLTPAKSQESGNDFGCYSDQSQQDNIQGGEKPYKCSQCEKSFSQSYRLIQHWILHTREDPTVLQEYEKDVNQSSCLFVQSVTHTGSKSYVGNKCGKTSSQNTHLLWHQNIHSEEKPCKSQDSDGPAGHDSQPVERHKPPPGGKSYKCNECGESFSQTFHLTRHQKTHTRKRYECARCKAIFNFNKYLLQHQKIHAAKTTAVCQECGKAFRRSSLLVKHQSVHTGEKPYKCDECGKLFCHILTLKTHQRVHRGEKPYKCNKCGKAFYRNTHLNEHQRVHTGYRPHKCHKCIKSFTRPSHLNRHLSIHATEKPYSCAECKETFSHNEHLVQHQKIHAVETPYECQECGERFICHSTLTCHQSIHTREKQGLDKSRKILNENPEQREPPRVSDKRFKCNKCEKTFSCSKYLTQHERIHARVKPFECNQCGKAFGQSSQLIRHQRIHSGVRPYECGDCGKAFVRSASLAKHQSTHKSEHPFQCNKCGMTFSQSACLSEHQLIHTAEKPFKPNKCDEVFAYSNHLVQHQGTQAGKKPFEQNECGKTSQQSSCLSKHQRIHTGEKPYECGDCGKTFNLGAQLIRHQRVHTGEKPYVCQECGKAFSQSSCFSKHQRVHTGEKPYKCGDCGKTFSLGAALIRHRRIHTGEKPYVCQECGKAFSQSSCLSKHQRVHSGEKPYVCAVCGKAFAQKANLMQHQRTHTGEKPYACDVCGKAFGLRAHLSQHQRIHTKEKPHQCPHCQKALCCCSGLSRHQ; translated from the exons GGACCTG ACACCGCTGAGGGCAAGACCTCTCCTCTGCCACAGGACTTCTTGGAAGAAGGACTCTCCCAGGAGATTACCGAGATGTTTTCCAAGGATGGCCTCTGGAACTCCCATCTGGAAGAAGCCTGCATAGGCCAGAGCTGGTTAGATAGTTTGCTCGGAGATCCGGAAAGTCTTCTGGAGTCCAATATTGTTACCAGCAAGGAAAGTCCCACAGAATGCAAGAGCCATGAACTCGAGAGCCACAAACTCAAGAGAGGCCTTGGTCCCAAGTCCCTCCTTTTCCCAGGAGCGGGTTCTGTGACTCTTGATCTTCCTGAAAGGAGCCTGACACCAGCTAAGTCTCAGGAAAGTGGGAATGACTTTGGGTGCTACTCAGACCAGAGCCAGCAGGATAACATCCAGGGAGGGGAGAAACCATATAAATGTAGTCAGTGTGAGAAGAGCTTCAGCCAGAGCTACCGTCTGATCCAGCACTGGATTCTTCACACTAGGGAGGACCCCACTGTGCTTCAAGAGTATGAGAAAGATGTCAACCAGAGTTCTTGCCTTTTTGTGCAGTCAGTGACTCACACAGGCTCCAAGTCCTATGTGGGTAACAAGTGCGGGAAGACTTCTAGTCAGAATACACACCTCCTGTGGCATCAGAACATTCACAGTGAAGAAAAACCATGTAAGAGTCAAGACAGTGATGGTCCAGCAGGTCACGACTCACAGCCTGTTGAGCGTCACAAACCCCCCCCAGGTGGTAAATCCtacaaatgtaatgaatgtggcgAGAGTTTCAGCCAAACCTTTCATCTCACCCGGCATCAGAAAACCCACACTCGGAAACGCTACGAATGTGCCAGATGCAAGGCGATCTTCAACTTTAACAAATACCTCCTCCAACATCAGAAAATTCATGCTGCAAAAACGACCGCTGTGTGTCAGGagtgtgggaaggccttcagGCGAAGCTCCTTGCTTGTCAAACACCAGTCtgttcacactggagaaaaacctTATAAGTGCGATGAGTGTGGGAAACTCTTCTGCCATATCCTGACCCTAAAGACCCACCAGAGGGTTCACAGGGGCGAGAAGCCTTACAAATGCAAcaaatgtgggaaagccttttaCCGGAACACTCACCTTAATGAACACCAGAGGGTTCACACGGGCTACAGGCCCCACAAGTGCCACAAATGCATCAAGAGTTTCACCCGGCCCTCCCACCTAAATCGACACCTGTCCATTCACGCCACAGAAAAGCCCTACAGCTGTGCTGAATGCAAGGAGACCTTCAGCCACAACGAACACCTTGTTCAGCACCAGAAAATCCATGCTGTGGAAACCCCCTACGAATGTCAGGAGTGTGGTGAGCGCTTTATTTGCCACTCGACCCTAACTTGCCACCAGAGCATTCACACCAGAGAAAAACAAGGACTCGACAAGAGCAGGAAGATCTTGAATGAGAACCCAGAGCAGAGAGAGCCTCCAAGGGTCAGCGATAAGCGCTTTAAGTGTAACAAATGTGAGAAAACCTTCAGCTGCAGCAAATACCTGACTCAGCACGAGCGGATTCACGCCAGGGTGAAGCCCTTTGAGTGTAACCAGTGTGGGAAGGCCTTTGGCCAAAGTTCACAGCTCATCCGCCACCAGAGGATCCACTCTGGAGTGAGGCCGTATGAATGTGGGGACTGTGGAAAGGCCTTCGTTCGTAGTGCCTCCCTTGCCAAACATCAGTCCACCCATAAGAGTGAGCACCCCTTTCAATGTAACAAATGTGGAATGACCTTCAGCCAAAGTGCATGTCTCTCAGAACATCAGTTAATCCATACTGCAGAGAAGCCCTTTAAACCTAACAAGTGTGACGAAGTCTTTGCCTACAGTAACCACCTTGTTCAGCATCAGGGAACTCAGGCAGGAAAGAAGCCCTTTGAGCAAAATGAATGTGGGAAAACATCGCAGCAGAGCTCGTGCCTTTCCaagcatcagagaattcacacaggTGAGAAGCCCTATGAATGTGGTGACTGTGGGAAAACCTTCAACCTGGGCGCTCAACTCATCCGACACCagagagttcacactggagaaaagccTTACGTTTGTCAGGAATGCGGGAAAGCCTTCAGCCAGAGCTCGTGCTTTTCTAAGCATCAGAGAGTTCACACAGGTGAGAAACCCTACAAATGTGGCGACTGTGGGAAAACCTTCAGCCTGGGTGCTGCACTCATCCGACACCGGAGGATTCATACTGGAGAAAAGCCTTATGTTTGtcaggaatgtgggaaagccttcagccaGAGCTCATGCCTTTCTAAGCATCAGAGAGTTCACAGTGGGGAGAAGCCTTATGTGTGTGCCGTATGTGGGAAAGCCTTTGCCCAGAAAGCAAATCTGATGCAGCATCAGAGAACTCACACTGGGGAGAAGCCTTATGCTTGTGATGTGTGTGGGAAAGCCTTTGGCCTTAGAGCCCATCTCAGTcagcatcagagaattcacaccaAGGAGAAACCACATCAGTGTCCACATTGTCAGAAAGCCTTGTGCTGCTGCTCAGGTCTCAGCCGACATCAGTGA